The Pseudomonadota bacterium genome segment GGCCGCGATCGCGATCAGCAGCAAGAAACCAGCGGTCAGCAGCGGAGCTCGGCGGCGCATTGGGGTGACTCGCCGCGCAGGTTGGGTCATCGCGAGGCCGTTGGCAAGCGCGCGCCCTGGCCGCTTTGGCGGCGCTCCAGTGAGCTGAGGGCGGGGGCGCGTCAGGCGCGCACTCAGCGAGTGGTGGCCGCCTCGCTCCGCGCGTCGAAGGCCGCCGGATGCAGTGCGCGCGCGAGCGCCTCGACCCCCTCGACCAGGCGTGGACTCGGGCGCGAGAGCAGCGACGGATCGATGCCGTCGACGATACGCCCGTCGCGCAAGGCAGGCACCTCCGCCCAGCCCGGCCGCAGCAGCAGCGCGCGCCTGAGCGCTGACCGATCGGCCAGCGGCACGTTGAGCAGAATCACCTCGGGCGCCGCGCGCAGCACCGCCTCCGCGTTGACCTGCCAGGCCGCGCGCGCCACCGACTGAAAGATCGGCTGCCCGCCGGCCCGGCGGACCAGATCGGCGATGAAGGAGCGGCTGCCGACGGTCCAGGGCTGCAGCGGATTGCTGCCATCGAGCTCGACGTACACGCTCGGAGGTCGCCGCGACCGAACCCGCGCAGCCACCGCCGCCAGCCGCTGCCGCAGGCGACCCGCCAGGTGCTCGGCCGCGATCCTGCCGTCACAGAGCCGGCCGATCGCCACGATCGCCTCGAGCACCGCGGCCACCGACTGCGGGTCAAAGCTGATCACCCGCGGGCCAAGCCGCTGCAAGCCGCGGGCGCGGCGCGCGTCGACGTGGTTCAGCAGCACCAGGTCGGGCCGAAAGCTCGCGACGTGCTCGACGACGAGCGAGAAGGGGTCGGTGGTCGGCAGGCGGCGCACGGCCGCCGGGTAGTCCGAGGCCGGGTCGCGGAGCACCACGCGCGCCCCGCAGCCGACCGCGAAGAGCACCTCGTTGAGCGCAGGCGCCAAGGCCGCGATGCGCCGCGCAGGCGCACGATCGGCCGAGCTTCGCCCATCCGAGGCCGGCGCCGCAGCGCCTCCGCCCTCGCAGCCCGCGCTCAGCACGCAGGCCGCGAGCACCAGCGCGCTAGTGCGCGAAGGCACGCCGCAGCTGCGGCTCGAGCGTCTTGTAGGCGGCGCGTGCGAGCTGCGCGGCACCGCGGACATCGGGCGCCCCGCCCACGTGCACGCCGGGTACGGGCACCAAGCTACCGCCGACGCCGAGCAACGCCACCGCCGTGTAATGCAGCAGCAGCAGCGCGGGCCGCGGACTCAGGCCGGAGAGCAGCGACATCGGCCCGGTGGCCGCGAATCCGCCGAACTGCCAGTACTGCATCATCGCCGCGCGCATCCGCTCGAGCCCGGGTTCGTCGGCGCGCAGGACCTCGTAGAGCGCCCCGGCCAGCCCATCGATGGTCAGCGCCAAGGGTCGCCGCGCCTCGTAGAAGCGGGTGAGCGTGCGCTCGGTGGCGACGCTGTCGCCGAGCGCGACCGTCGCGAGGCCCTCGGCCAGCAGGCAAACGTCGTTGAGCGCCACCGTCATCCCGCCGCCGGTCACCGGGTGGCGCATGTTGAGCGCGTCGCCGAGGAGCACCAGC includes the following:
- a CDS encoding ABC transporter substrate-binding protein, with protein sequence MPSRTSALVLAACVLSAGCEGGGAAAPASDGRSSADRAPARRIAALAPALNEVLFAVGCGARVVLRDPASDYPAAVRRLPTTDPFSLVVEHVASFRPDLVLLNHVDARRARGLQRLGPRVISFDPQSVAAVLEAIVAIGRLCDGRIAAEHLAGRLRQRLAAVAARVRSRRPPSVYVELDGSNPLQPWTVGSRSFIADLVRRAGGQPIFQSVARAAWQVNAEAVLRAAPEVILLNVPLADRSALRRALLLRPGWAEVPALRDGRIVDGIDPSLLSRPSPRLVEGVEALARALHPAAFDARSEAATTR